The following are encoded together in the Mastacembelus armatus chromosome 6, fMasArm1.2, whole genome shotgun sequence genome:
- the LOC113132988 gene encoding interleukin-17 receptor A isoform X2, with the protein MSYIPFFCFCLTAGLTMSSSLRILNEQLNCSQPGLDHCRMNNCTDEHITVPQPNAPNGPEWDRVHVGVGMDKHGLVPVLNVTWKIKSDASIFSLHGSEISILDESTNESMCVQFSFTLRQQLNPSYSKWMFSLDGVVVEPGHTYMVSVFNFPKPVIGESRIRKQITVPGCVDKSIQTAQMCLENGSLWDPHMVTAVSVDKKHKQLTIIVGFQATEYSERYQVSIESHGFHDSKNVSKGNRTSLNVTFERGLWQLSQCELLLKIQPFFVRCNNDCWRPEKIIDYCPYYPPRTLIIKATVGLLVVNGCLAYLLWRTACKAPVDTSSSVAKEKPEDFQVQERKRVLIIYSLDHPLYKNIVLKLCGFLATKCGTEVILDLLDSTRLEVLGSIQWLDWHRQQIENSSDKILILCSPGVQAKWKAICGDKQVFLRVDTCSPMGDMLTPALSLIVPNFIRSASFEKYIVAYFDNVCSEEDVPPPFNITVRYKLMKQFEELFFRILGTEKHQPGRVNHIKGLSEDEYHQCPSGRALCDAIEAFQAYQLEHPQWFEDELLESPEFNFGETSFETCDQPSTFTNLIKYRVPDFSQVFSHVKTQENNFTEGETALYVTEKL; encoded by the exons ATGAGTTAtattccttttttctgtttctgtttgactgCTGGACTCACAATGTCCTCTTCTCTTAGGATTTTGAATGAACAACTGAACTGCAGTCAACCG GGTCTTGATCACTGCAGAATGA ATAACTGCACAGATGAACACATCACTGTACCCCAACCCAATGCTCCAAATGGCCCAGAGTGGGATCGTGTGCATGTGGGAGTTGGAATGGATAAACACGGTCTTGTTCCTGTTTTGAATGTAACATGGAAAATCAAGTCAGATG CAAGTATATTTAGCCTTCATGGATCTGAGATCAGTATTCTGGATGAAAGTACAAAtgaaagtatgtgtgtgcagttttcttTCACTCTCCGCCAACAGCTGAATCCAAGCTATAGTAAG TGGATGTTTTCGTTGGATGGAGTAGTTGTGGAGCCTGGGCATACATACATGgtgtcagtttttaattttccaaagCCTGTGATTGGAGAATCCAGAATCAGGAAGCAAATTACCGTCCCTG GATGTGTTGACAAGAGCATCCAAACAGCACAGATGTGTCTGGAAAATG gCAGCCTGTGGGACCCTCACATGGTCACCGCTGTGTCTGTTGATAAGAAACATAAACAGTTGACCATTATTGTGGGTTTTCAGGCAACAGAGTACTCAGAGAGATACCAAGTCTCCATCGAAAGTCATGGTTTCCATGATTCAAAGAATGTCTCAAAG ggaaacagaacaTCACTAAATGTGACATTTGAGCGTGGTTTGTGGCAGCTCTCACAATGTGAACTGTTGTTAAAG ATTCAGCCATTTTTTGTACGATGCAACAATGACTGTTGGCGCCCTGAGAAAATAATTGACTACTGCCCTT attatcCACCAAGGACATTAATTATAAAGGCAACAGTGGGATTGCTGGTCGTTAATGGTTGTCTTGCCTATTTACTGTGGAGAACGGCTTGTAAAG CTCCTGTGGACACATCGTCATCTGTTGCCAAAGAAAAACCAGAAGATTTTCAAGTACAAGAGAGAAAACGAGTCCTCATCATTTACTCCCTCGACCACCCATTATACAAAAACATTGTTCTCAAGCTCTGTGGCTTCCTGGCAACCAAGTGTGGTACTGAAGTAATCCTGGATCTCCTGGACTCTACCAGACTGGAAGTGTTGGGAAGCATCCAGTGGCTGGACTGGCACAGACAGCAAATAGAAAACTCTTCGGATAAGATACTAATCCTGTGCTCCCCGGGAGTACAAGCCAAATGGAAAGCTATTTGTGGTGACAAACAGGTATTTTTAAGAGTGGACACGTGCTCACCTATGGGTGACATGCTCACTCCAGCTCTCAGCCTCATTGTCCCCAATTTTATCCGATCTGCTTCTTTTGAAAAGTACATAGTGGCTTATTTTGATAATGTTTGTTCTGAAGAAGATGTTCCTCCACCTTTCAACATTACAGTGCGGTATAAGCTGATGAAACAGTTTGAGGAACTCTTTTTCAGAATTCTGGGTACAGAAAAGCATCAACCAGGCAGAGTGAATCACATTAAAGGACTTTCAGAGGATGAGTATCATCAGTGTCCTTCAGGCAGAGCCCTGTGCGATGCTATAGAGGCTTTTCAGGCATACCAGCTGGAGCATCCACAGTGGTTTGAAGATGAATTACTGGAGAGCCCAGAGTTCAACTTTGGAGAGACCTCATTTGAAACCTGTGATCAACCAAGCACTTTCACAAATCTTATTAAATATCGTGTACCTGACTTTAGCCAAGTCTTCAGCCATGTGAAGACACAAGAAAACAATTTCACAGAAGGTGAAACAGCACTTTATGTGACTGAGAAGCTCTAA
- the LOC113132988 gene encoding interleukin-17 receptor A isoform X1 — MSYIPFFCFCLTAGLTMSSSLRILNEQLNCSQPGLDHCRMNNCTDEHITVPQPNAPNGPEWDRVHVGVGMDKHGLVPVLNVTWKIKSDASIFSLHGSEISILDESTNESMCVQFSFTLRQQLNPSYSKWMFSLDGVVVEPGHTYMVSVFNFPKPVIGESRIRKQITVPGCVDKSIQTAQMCLENGSLWDPHMVTAVSVDKKHKQLTIIVGFQATEYSERYQVSIESHGFHDSKNVSKGNRTSLNVTFERGLWQLSQCELLLKIQPFFVRCNNDCWRPEKIIDYCPYYPPRTLIIKATVGLLVVNGCLAYLLWRTACKGLLSYKRTVLCRKHSWVAQLGFIVPSAPVDTSSSVAKEKPEDFQVQERKRVLIIYSLDHPLYKNIVLKLCGFLATKCGTEVILDLLDSTRLEVLGSIQWLDWHRQQIENSSDKILILCSPGVQAKWKAICGDKQVFLRVDTCSPMGDMLTPALSLIVPNFIRSASFEKYIVAYFDNVCSEEDVPPPFNITVRYKLMKQFEELFFRILGTEKHQPGRVNHIKGLSEDEYHQCPSGRALCDAIEAFQAYQLEHPQWFEDELLESPEFNFGETSFETCDQPSTFTNLIKYRVPDFSQVFSHVKTQENNFTEGETALYVTEKL; from the exons ATGAGTTAtattccttttttctgtttctgtttgactgCTGGACTCACAATGTCCTCTTCTCTTAGGATTTTGAATGAACAACTGAACTGCAGTCAACCG GGTCTTGATCACTGCAGAATGA ATAACTGCACAGATGAACACATCACTGTACCCCAACCCAATGCTCCAAATGGCCCAGAGTGGGATCGTGTGCATGTGGGAGTTGGAATGGATAAACACGGTCTTGTTCCTGTTTTGAATGTAACATGGAAAATCAAGTCAGATG CAAGTATATTTAGCCTTCATGGATCTGAGATCAGTATTCTGGATGAAAGTACAAAtgaaagtatgtgtgtgcagttttcttTCACTCTCCGCCAACAGCTGAATCCAAGCTATAGTAAG TGGATGTTTTCGTTGGATGGAGTAGTTGTGGAGCCTGGGCATACATACATGgtgtcagtttttaattttccaaagCCTGTGATTGGAGAATCCAGAATCAGGAAGCAAATTACCGTCCCTG GATGTGTTGACAAGAGCATCCAAACAGCACAGATGTGTCTGGAAAATG gCAGCCTGTGGGACCCTCACATGGTCACCGCTGTGTCTGTTGATAAGAAACATAAACAGTTGACCATTATTGTGGGTTTTCAGGCAACAGAGTACTCAGAGAGATACCAAGTCTCCATCGAAAGTCATGGTTTCCATGATTCAAAGAATGTCTCAAAG ggaaacagaacaTCACTAAATGTGACATTTGAGCGTGGTTTGTGGCAGCTCTCACAATGTGAACTGTTGTTAAAG ATTCAGCCATTTTTTGTACGATGCAACAATGACTGTTGGCGCCCTGAGAAAATAATTGACTACTGCCCTT attatcCACCAAGGACATTAATTATAAAGGCAACAGTGGGATTGCTGGTCGTTAATGGTTGTCTTGCCTATTTACTGTGGAGAACGGCTTGTAAAGGTTTGCTTTCTTATAAACGCACTGTCTTGTGTAGAAAACACAGTTGGGTTGCACAGTTGGGTTTCATTGTTCCCTCAGCTCCTGTGGACACATCGTCATCTGTTGCCAAAGAAAAACCAGAAGATTTTCAAGTACAAGAGAGAAAACGAGTCCTCATCATTTACTCCCTCGACCACCCATTATACAAAAACATTGTTCTCAAGCTCTGTGGCTTCCTGGCAACCAAGTGTGGTACTGAAGTAATCCTGGATCTCCTGGACTCTACCAGACTGGAAGTGTTGGGAAGCATCCAGTGGCTGGACTGGCACAGACAGCAAATAGAAAACTCTTCGGATAAGATACTAATCCTGTGCTCCCCGGGAGTACAAGCCAAATGGAAAGCTATTTGTGGTGACAAACAGGTATTTTTAAGAGTGGACACGTGCTCACCTATGGGTGACATGCTCACTCCAGCTCTCAGCCTCATTGTCCCCAATTTTATCCGATCTGCTTCTTTTGAAAAGTACATAGTGGCTTATTTTGATAATGTTTGTTCTGAAGAAGATGTTCCTCCACCTTTCAACATTACAGTGCGGTATAAGCTGATGAAACAGTTTGAGGAACTCTTTTTCAGAATTCTGGGTACAGAAAAGCATCAACCAGGCAGAGTGAATCACATTAAAGGACTTTCAGAGGATGAGTATCATCAGTGTCCTTCAGGCAGAGCCCTGTGCGATGCTATAGAGGCTTTTCAGGCATACCAGCTGGAGCATCCACAGTGGTTTGAAGATGAATTACTGGAGAGCCCAGAGTTCAACTTTGGAGAGACCTCATTTGAAACCTGTGATCAACCAAGCACTTTCACAAATCTTATTAAATATCGTGTACCTGACTTTAGCCAAGTCTTCAGCCATGTGAAGACACAAGAAAACAATTTCACAGAAGGTGAAACAGCACTTTATGTGACTGAGAAGCTCTAA
- the LOC113132988 gene encoding interleukin-17 receptor A isoform X3 codes for MFSLDGVVVEPGHTYMVSVFNFPKPVIGESRIRKQITVPGCVDKSIQTAQMCLENGSLWDPHMVTAVSVDKKHKQLTIIVGFQATEYSERYQVSIESHGFHDSKNVSKGNRTSLNVTFERGLWQLSQCELLLKIQPFFVRCNNDCWRPEKIIDYCPYYPPRTLIIKATVGLLVVNGCLAYLLWRTACKGLLSYKRTVLCRKHSWVAQLGFIVPSAPVDTSSSVAKEKPEDFQVQERKRVLIIYSLDHPLYKNIVLKLCGFLATKCGTEVILDLLDSTRLEVLGSIQWLDWHRQQIENSSDKILILCSPGVQAKWKAICGDKQVFLRVDTCSPMGDMLTPALSLIVPNFIRSASFEKYIVAYFDNVCSEEDVPPPFNITVRYKLMKQFEELFFRILGTEKHQPGRVNHIKGLSEDEYHQCPSGRALCDAIEAFQAYQLEHPQWFEDELLESPEFNFGETSFETCDQPSTFTNLIKYRVPDFSQVFSHVKTQENNFTEGETALYVTEKL; via the exons ATGTTTTCGTTGGATGGAGTAGTTGTGGAGCCTGGGCATACATACATGgtgtcagtttttaattttccaaagCCTGTGATTGGAGAATCCAGAATCAGGAAGCAAATTACCGTCCCTG GATGTGTTGACAAGAGCATCCAAACAGCACAGATGTGTCTGGAAAATG gCAGCCTGTGGGACCCTCACATGGTCACCGCTGTGTCTGTTGATAAGAAACATAAACAGTTGACCATTATTGTGGGTTTTCAGGCAACAGAGTACTCAGAGAGATACCAAGTCTCCATCGAAAGTCATGGTTTCCATGATTCAAAGAATGTCTCAAAG ggaaacagaacaTCACTAAATGTGACATTTGAGCGTGGTTTGTGGCAGCTCTCACAATGTGAACTGTTGTTAAAG ATTCAGCCATTTTTTGTACGATGCAACAATGACTGTTGGCGCCCTGAGAAAATAATTGACTACTGCCCTT attatcCACCAAGGACATTAATTATAAAGGCAACAGTGGGATTGCTGGTCGTTAATGGTTGTCTTGCCTATTTACTGTGGAGAACGGCTTGTAAAGGTTTGCTTTCTTATAAACGCACTGTCTTGTGTAGAAAACACAGTTGGGTTGCACAGTTGGGTTTCATTGTTCCCTCAGCTCCTGTGGACACATCGTCATCTGTTGCCAAAGAAAAACCAGAAGATTTTCAAGTACAAGAGAGAAAACGAGTCCTCATCATTTACTCCCTCGACCACCCATTATACAAAAACATTGTTCTCAAGCTCTGTGGCTTCCTGGCAACCAAGTGTGGTACTGAAGTAATCCTGGATCTCCTGGACTCTACCAGACTGGAAGTGTTGGGAAGCATCCAGTGGCTGGACTGGCACAGACAGCAAATAGAAAACTCTTCGGATAAGATACTAATCCTGTGCTCCCCGGGAGTACAAGCCAAATGGAAAGCTATTTGTGGTGACAAACAGGTATTTTTAAGAGTGGACACGTGCTCACCTATGGGTGACATGCTCACTCCAGCTCTCAGCCTCATTGTCCCCAATTTTATCCGATCTGCTTCTTTTGAAAAGTACATAGTGGCTTATTTTGATAATGTTTGTTCTGAAGAAGATGTTCCTCCACCTTTCAACATTACAGTGCGGTATAAGCTGATGAAACAGTTTGAGGAACTCTTTTTCAGAATTCTGGGTACAGAAAAGCATCAACCAGGCAGAGTGAATCACATTAAAGGACTTTCAGAGGATGAGTATCATCAGTGTCCTTCAGGCAGAGCCCTGTGCGATGCTATAGAGGCTTTTCAGGCATACCAGCTGGAGCATCCACAGTGGTTTGAAGATGAATTACTGGAGAGCCCAGAGTTCAACTTTGGAGAGACCTCATTTGAAACCTGTGATCAACCAAGCACTTTCACAAATCTTATTAAATATCGTGTACCTGACTTTAGCCAAGTCTTCAGCCATGTGAAGACACAAGAAAACAATTTCACAGAAGGTGAAACAGCACTTTATGTGACTGAGAAGCTCTAA
- the LOC113132418 gene encoding pseudouridine-metabolizing bifunctional protein C1861.05, with the protein MRMLKKTSTLILSRGIATFQSTWCKKDSLFRVHPCVSQAVAENKPVVALESTIITHGMPYPHNLSTAKEVEALVRAEGATPATVGVIEGAIHVGLTSEELDHLARCKSSLKVSRRDLPYAISKALSGGTTVSATMIVAHQAAIPVFVTGGIGGVHRDGENSLDISADLTELGRTPTAVICAGVKSILDIGRTLEFLETQGVCVATYGTSKNFPAFFSQQSGFTSPYQVSNPEEAATLIASTLSLGLQSGVLIAVPIPEEHAAAGQQIEEAIHAAVTEASAKGITGKDVTPFILQKVNELTKGKSLQANIALIRNNARVGSQIACALSKQMSERKLRSRTLHCGKRSLNSESDIVVIGGINVDFIAKGKMKTFHFGQTNPGSVCQSFGGVGRNVADSLSRLGHRPLFVSATGADSHSDAVLNYCKHMNTSGVARLKGQSTATYCAVITESGELSLGLGDMDIHQQITEHYVSQFEKQLSSATLLCLDGNIPVSTINYVCSVARKHSINLWYEPTDTEKACKPFLSDAWKSMSYSSPNLAELCTMTKALGIPTPEVLPNSLEEVLSVAVALSRPLLEHLHCLVVTLGAMGVLVCGEHDDAGSVNLQPRKQKRRRELCALHYQALTVKAEETMNVSGAGDSLASALMAGIVQGRDTDSCVRMGLLAARLSLASPHPIPPTLTLDSVDPTKVQTQNWSKPSFMWIY; encoded by the exons ATGAGGATGCTGAAGAAAACCTCCACACTCATTTTGAGTAGAGGAATTGCAACTTTTCAGAGCACATGGTGCAAAAAGG ACAGCCTCTTCAGAGTTCATCCATGTGTGTCGCAGGCAGTGGCAGAAAACAAGCCAGTGGTTGCCCTAGAGAGCACGATTATCACACATGGCATGCCCTATCCACACAACCTGAG CACAGCAAAGGAGGTAGAGGCCCTTGTACGAGCTGAAGGAGCTACTCCAGCCACAGTGGGTGTCATTGAGGGAGCGATCCATGTTGGTCTGACATCAGAGGAGCTAGACCACCTCGCCCGATGCAAGAGCTCCCTGAAGGTGTCACGTCGTGATCTGCCATATGCCATAAGCAAA GCACTCTCTGGAGGAACAACAGTGTCAGCCACTATGATAGTGGCACATCAAGCTGCCATCCCTGTGTTTGTCACAGGAGGCATTGGAGGGGTTCACAGAGACGGAGAGAACA GCCTGGACATCAGTGCAGATCTGACTGAGCTGGGCAGGACTCCAACTGCTGTGATCTGTGCTGGTGTCAAGTCTATTCTGGATATTGGTCGCACCCTTGAATTCCTC GAGACACAGGGTGTATGTGTAGCCACTTATGGAACATCAAAGAATTTCCCTGCCTTCTTCTCTCAACAAAGTGGATTCACTTCCCCGTATCAAGTCAGCAACCCAGAGGAGGCTGCCACACTTATTG CAAGTACTCTATCATTGGGGCTTCAAAGTGGTGTCCTCATAGCAGTGCCCATCCCAGAAGAACATGCAGCAGCAGGCCAGCAGATAGAGGAAGCCATACATGCTGCAGTGACGGAGGCGAG TGCTAAAGGGATCACAGGAAAAGATGTGACACCATTCATTCTTCAAAAGGTCAATGAGCTGACTAAAGGAAAGTCCCTTCAGGCCA ACATTGCTCTTATTCGCAACAATGCTAGAGTTGGAAGCCAGATAGCCTGTGCACTGTCAAAACAAATGAGTGAGAGAAAGTTAAGAAGCAGAACTCTTCATTGTGGAAAGCGCTCATTAAACTCAGAATCAGATATT GTTGTTATAGGAGGAATAAATGTGGATTTTATTGctaaaggaaaaatgaaaacatttcat TTTGGGCAGACTAACCCAGGAAGCGTCTGTCAATCGTTTGGTGGTGTAGGAAGAAATGTTGCTG ACTCCCTGTCTCGTCTAGGCCACAGgcctctgtttgtgtctgctaCCGGAGCTGATtcacacagtgatgcagtgttAAACTATTGCAAACATATG AACACAAGTGGTGTGGCAAGACTGAAAGGGCAAAGTACAGCCACTTATTGTGCTGTTATCACTGAGAGTGGAGAACTGAGTCTTGGATTGGGTGACATGGATATACATCAGCAAATCACAGAGCACTAT gTGTCACAGTTTGAGAAACAGCTTTCATCAGCCACTCTTTTGTGTCTTGATGGAAACATTCCTGTCTCCACCATCAACTATGTTTGTTCTGTTGCCAGAAAGCACAGCATCAATC TTTGGTATGAGCCAACGGATACAGAAAAGGCTTGTAAGCCTTTTCTGTCAGATGCCTGGAAGTCTATGTCCTATTCATCTCCAAACCTTGCAGAGTTGTGCACTATGACCAAAGCACTGGGTATCCCGACACCTGAAG TGCTGCCAAACTCTCTTGAGGAAGTGCTGAGTGTTGCTGTGGCTCTTTCACGCCCCCTCCTGGAGCATCTTCACTGTCTGGTGGTGACTCTGGGGGCTATGGGTGTGCTGGTGTGCGGAGAGCATGATGATGCTGGCTCAGTCAACCTGCAGCCCAGAAAACAGAAGCGG AGAAGAGAGCTTTGTGCTCTACACTACCAAGCGCTGACTGTGAAAGCAGAAGAGACAATGAATGTGTCAGGGGCAGGAGATAG TCTTGCAAGTGCCTTGATGGCTGGGATTGTCCAGGGGCGAGATACAGACAGCTGTGTTCGGATGGGACTCCTGGCTGCAAGGTTATCCTTGGCATCGCCACACCCCATTCCCCCCACACTCACTTTAGACTCTGTGGATCCCACAAAAGTCCAAACCCAGAACTGGTCCAAACCGAGCTTCATGTggatatattaa